The genomic segment TACGGGCCAGAGAATGCGTAATTTTCAAATCGAGAGTGATTACCAACGAAGGCTAGCCGCACTGTTCCAGTTGCGCCATTGCGGTATTTGCCGAAAATAGCCTCAGCAACACCTTTCTGGTCAGAGTCCGGATTGTAATACTCATCGCGATACATGAAGATGATAATATCGGCATCCTGCTCAATGGCACCAGATTCACGAATATCAGACATAATCGGGCGCTTATTAGGACGGCTCTCTACATTACGGGACAGCTGCGACAACGCCACAACAGGGCACTTAAGCTCTTTTGCCAAAGACTTCAACCCGCGAGAGATGGTCCCAAGCACTTCGTTCCGGTTTTGCCCGGAATCACTGTCGCCGGACATCAGCTGAAGATAATCCACCACAATCAGCCCCAAGCGGCCGCCATGCTGCCGCGCCAGTCGTCGAGCACGCGCTTTCAGATCCAGCACTGTCAGCGCAGGGCTTTCATCGATAAAAAGAGGAGCATCTGACAATCGGGCAGTCGCATAGGTGAGTTTCTGCCAGTCATCATCCTGGAGCCTACCCGTTTTGAGCACTTCAGCATCAATGCGGCCAACTGAACTCAGCATACGAGTCATCAGCTGCTCCTCACTCATTTCCATGGAAAAAACTGCTACCGGGAGACCGGCCTCGATACAAACATTCTCCGCAATATTCATGGAAAAAGCGGTCTTGCCCATCGACGGGCGGCCAGCCACGATAATCAAATCCCCAGGTTGGAAACCAGAGGTTTTCTTGTCGATATCGGCAAAGCCGGTCGGAACGCCTGTCACATCATCCGGATTGTCGCGACTGTACAACTCATCGATGCGTGCAATCACGTTCTTCAGAATCTCGGGGCTGGCTCTGAATCCTTCCCTTGCCTTTGCCGCGCTGTCCGCAATGGTCATCATTCGGGCTTGCGCATCATCCAGCAAAGTCGCCGCATCCCGGCCTTCCGGATTCATTACAGAAGTCTGGATTTCTTGGCTGGCCTGCGCCAAGCTGCGCATAATCGACCGCTCTCGAATGATCTCGGCGTAACGCTTGATGTTTGCCGCAGACGGCGTGTTTTGCGCCATCGAGGCCAAGTAGGCAATGCCACCACTGCCTTCTAGATCGCCCGTACTGGTGAGACTCTCCGCAACAGTAACGACATCAGCCGGCTGATTAGCCTCGATCAACCGTCCGATATGTCGAAAAATCAAGCGGTGGTCATGCCTGTAGAAATCACCCTCGGCGATTTTGTCAGCGATACGATCCCATGCTTCATTGTCTAGCATCAATCCGCCAAGAACGGACTGCTCTGCCTCAATCGAATGAGGCGGAACCCGGTACTGACCAGATTCTTCAGCTAGGTAGTCTGGCGGCTGAGTTGTTTCGTCGAACGGGGGCATGCGCTTACCTTACGTTATTAAATTTTCTCAATCGTACCGAACTGGGCCTGCCACAAAAAGTGACCACCACATTCGAGGCAGACCAGCAGCTATTTTAAGCCTTCACCGTCACATGTGCAGTGTTGGATCTGTTCGCCCGCCACAGCATAAACATACCTGCCAGCATGGCCAGCATCTCAAGCACGAAGAAAGCAACGACAATGTGGAACATGACACCACTGATACTCAGACCAGAACTGAGTTCTTTGGCAACAGCACCAACCGGATTGACCGCCACTGCCTTCCCCAGCTCGAACCAGGCAGCGTTGCTGACACTAAAGCCTGCAATCGTAACCAGCGAATGCAGAGGCATGAGGACAAGGACAGTCCACCAGTAAAGCTGCGGCCGCATGAAAAATGCTTTCATCGTCCAACTCCTTACGCAGTTTCCACCTTGGCATGTACCACTGCCAACACCACACCATCACCTTCGGCAACAGAGATCAGCGGAAACGTGTCCATTCCAAGGATGATCGCACACACATCATCCGGAACCGGCACCATGACAGACTCAGCCGTATCTTCAGCGCCCTTTTTCAGCACCAGTCCTGTACCACTTTCGTGGCGGGAGATCACGGGGGCCTCACCCAGCTCCGTTTCGAATGTGCAACCAGCAAAGCCGTTGCTGTTCGAAGTCATGTCAAAGCCATTAATTTCGCGCATTTCTATCTCTTTCTTGGTCTTTACTATGGTAGTGGCGGAGCGAGTTATGCCTCACCAGGCTCGATACTTCTCGGCTTGACAGAGACAGAGCGGGCCATCGGGGCAGCAGCATTAGCCTGCTCCTGCCCACGATCGGCTGCCGCAAGGATCAGGTCAACTTGGCCAGCAAGGAACTGGCTGGCCTGGCCATCCGGATGCGTCTGCATGAAGTCAATGGCCTTTTTGCCCGCAATCGCATACAGCCGATCACTACGAAGTTCAGCGTCACTGATTCCGATAGCCCTTCGCACTGCCGGGCTGGAGGTCAGAAGCTGGTACGTATCTTGGTTCTCCGGCAGCAGTTTCCACTCTACGTGCTCACGGACAGACGGCGCAGAAACATGCTCACCGATAGCAAATTGAGGGGTAGCCATGAGCGCGGTTGCCACCGTCGCCGACGCAACCGCCGACGCGACGATAGCCTTCCCGTTCTCAGCAAGCCATGCCAGACGTTCAGCTGCCCTAGCAAACGGCCCTGCTCGGCCAGAACCGGCAGCCTCGTCCATGGAATAGACTGCGCGAGCACCATCCAAGTAGGTCATGGCCGCATGATCTTTTGGGGTCAGCTTGGGTCGAGGTGTTGCCATGCTGCGAAAAGGCTTCCTCATGCCACCATCTTTGATGTCATACATTCTCCGCACTCCTCTTTTGAAAATTGATCTGCATGCCAACACCAAGCCCGGCGAATCTCTTTTCCAGCTCGATTGATCAGCACATCAGAAGACCGCTTGTTCAATACCAGGTAGGCTGCAACACCAACCAAAAAAGACACCTTCGGGTCATCCGCCCAGTCAACGAGGTATGCTTGATAGAAGAAGGCGGCCGCCTGCTCAAAACACCCGAAAATCTGCTCAGCGCTGCGCTCTAGTGGCTGCCATTCCCCAATCACGTCCTGCTTATTGGGGAATGGGTATTTTTGGCGGACATGTTGAATCGCAAGCGAATAATTCGTTGCGGCCCGCCCGTCAAACTGATGGCAAGTCACCCACCCAACCGGATAAACCCATTCCTGCATCACCAGCGCAACATACGGCCCTTGCAGCTCACGCACGATACGAACAGGGCGATCCGCATGAGCAAAAAAGAAATGCACCATTGGATTCTGGAAGGGCGCTTTGATTGCCCTGGCAAGAGCACCAAATGCCTCACGCTTCTCGCCAGTACCCGCATCCACCAGCTGTATTTCCAGCAGGGCTGCCGCTGGCAGTCTTTGCAGTCTCACGACGCAGTCACCCCAGGGATCACACGCTGAAGGTTCTCCGTCATCTCATCCACCCACGCGAGAAAATCCCGAATGCTGCCCACCAGCTCCTGAAACTCTTCGGCCAATGCGGGATCGTTAAAATCCTTCGAAGTCCAATGCGCCATGGTTTCCAGGCTGTTCGTCAGATGCGCCTTTACTTGCACGCCTTGGGCCAGATCATTGGCCTTTTCTTGAGTCAGAACGCCAGTCTTCACGGCTTCATCAATCAGATTGGCCAGTTGCATTGTCTTGTGCGCAATTTCTTTCAGCGCGGTCTGGATCTTCTTCATGGGTAACCTTTACTCAGGCCATTTACACTTTGAAAGTGGGTTTTGTTGCCATGGTCTTCGGCTTGGGCTTTTGCTCAACGGCATAGCCCATGATTTCCTCGGCAAAAGGAGAGATGGTTGCACCTTGACGGTCATAGCCAAAGTCGTACACATCCGCGTGATGAATAAAAACTCTGCGACGCGCTCGGGTAAGCGCGACATAGCTCAGCCGGCGTTCCTCTTCCAATGCCTGAGGCGGAGCGTCTTCTTCGCTCGTCTTGCTCAGCGGCATGAATCCCGTTGAATAGCCAAAAAGATGAACCTCGTTCCACTCCAGGCCTTTTGCTCTGTGGATCGTGGAAAGGGTTAAAAGCCCTTTTCCCTCAGCTGCTGTCTGGGCCTCCTCATCGGACAAGATCAGCTCCATTGGCAAGAACCACTGGCGATATGGGTCCAGTTGCTCTTCCTCCGGCAACGCCTCGAACTTCACGCGAATCCAATCAGCAAATCGCGCAATGTTCTGGGAGCGCTCCTCAATTTCATGGGCATTCATCTTTCCTGCAACGGCCCACCGCGAAGCCAGATCCATGCCCGACGCTCCAAGCAACCAGTCATCCAAAGCGCAAACTCCCATCTCCGACAGGGAACGGACGCGATCACGAAAATCCATCAGGGAGGCCTTTGCGGCGTGAGACATGGGGGTGGCCTCAATGGCGTCAAAAAGGCCGGCGCGGGCGGCATAAGCCGTCTGGAAAAGCTCACGAATTGTCTTTTCACCTACCTTGGGTAGGTAGTCCGCCCAACGAGCAATCTCAGCCGTTGAGCGAATCCCAGGCACGGCCAGCGTAGCTGCGGCCATTGCCAAACGAATTTCGTGACGCTCTGCCATTCGCGGCCCGCCAACCAGTTTGTACGGAACACCTTGTTCAATGAGGGATTGCTCAAGAAATCCGGCCAAGCGATTGGTGCGATACAAGATCGCGAAATTTTCCATCTGAATGCCCTTATCAAGGGCAGAGCGCATCCTTTTGGCAATCTTGCCGGCGCTTTCGCGAGCATTGTCCGAACGAATCAAGCGGACAGGCTCATCCGAAGAACCAATGGCGCTGTAGGGATTTTTCTCAATCCGATTTGAGTTCAGACGGATATGACGGCTTGCGGCGTCAACGATTTCGGAGGTAGACCGATAATTACGCGACAACGGGAGAACCGTCGCGCCAAACTCTTCGATGAAATTGCCTATGTTTTCAAATCTTGCCCCGCGCCAGCCATAGATCGTCTGATCATCGTCACCGACCATCATGACGTTATCTTCAGGCGCTAGGCCGCAAATCAGTTTGTACTGTGCGAAACAAGTGTCCTGTGCCTCATCAACAATCAGGAATGCATACCGGTCTGTAACGGTTTTTCGCCAGGTAAGGCTTTCAGACAATGCTGCCGCTGGCAGACAAATCAGGTCGTCGTAGTCGAGCTGGTTCTGCGCCCGCTTGGCCGACTCATAGTGATGGATGATTACAAGTGCATCATCCACATCCACGGTGTCAGGCAACTCCTTAGCCAGATTCTCGGCAAGGATCGGCTTCAGATCATCCCGGAGCCTGGAATATGCGTCACGGACTGCTGACAGGTGTTCAGCATCCAGACAAATGCTGGCTTCTTTCATCGCGGCACGAAATGCCTTGCGTGCATCAGACTCATCCAGCAACACAGGATTTGACTGACGGCCATGAACGGAAGGATTCTCGCGAATCAGCTTGGCACCAAAGGCATGGTAAGTATCAATCGGGATGCGACTTGCGATGTCACCTCCCAAGTCAGCAGCGACACGGTCGCGCATCTCTCCCGCAGCCTTGCGGGAGAACGTGAGAAGCAAGACCTCCTCAGGGCGGGCGAGGCGATTCTTGATCAGCCGCACAGTACGAGACGTGATGGTCGTCGTCTTGCCAGAGCCAGCGCCGGCAGACACAAACACCGACCCCTCGCCCCAATTCGCAACACGCTGCTGATCTTGATCCAATGACATGAGAAAACTCTCCGCCCCCTTTACGTATGAGGCAAGGATAACACAGAATAATCGTAATGTTTTATTAAGATATATACTCGAACACAACATCAAAACAAGTGACCATGCCATGAAATTAAAAAATGCTCACCTCAGCGACAGTCAGATCACCCAACTGGAAGCCGACCTACGGCTTCTGCGGGATAAGCACCACCCCACATGGGGCGTTGGCAGAACACTCGCCGACACCGGGCAATGGACACCCTACTTGGCGGCAGCAGGCACCCTGCCCGACGTGCTTGCCACGCCCTACTCCGGCCTGGCCGCAATCATGGCATCACGAATTCTCGCAATCGAAACCGGCACTACCCCTAAAATTTCCGAGTGCGATAGAAGCCTTGCACAGCTATCGACCTGGCGTGAGCACATCCAGAATGTGTTTGGAAGCGCCGGCCTGACGGCAATCTCTTTTGATAACGAAGCTGCGGAAGCAATTTGGCAGCACGGGCTAACGCCCGAGACTGAAAGCGTCCCACTCCTACACGTCCCGGACCTTGGCCGTTACGCCTGCCGCTTCCAGTTTTGGCAGAATGCAAGTGGCGACAGCCTGCCGGCCATATATGGCCCTGGCGTTCCGGCCTTTGCATCGCAGCTGGAAGCAATTGGAGGAACCTGGCACGAGAACGCTACGGCCATCTGCTTTAACCGCCCCCTCACCAAAAACGACATCCTGTCAATCTTCCCAGAAAGTCAATTTGTACGAATGCCGGCCATCTCGGCAGTCAAGCTTCAGGACGAGCACCCTGTGCCCGTCACTGCACCATGGGAACAAGCGACAAGCGCCAACATCCTGACAGCGGCCAGGCTGCTCAAGATTCCTGTTCAAAAAGCAGGAGGGATAAGCAACTACGTGGCCCAGGTATTCCAGATGGCTCCCATCTTCTTTGACGACCCGATGCATGGCAAGGTGAGCCGGCGACAAGCTCAAGAGGCGATTGAGGCCGCCATGGTCGCCCGCCTTAGCGACCAGATCGCATTTTCGCCGGCTCTGATGGAAGACCCAACGCTTCGCACCACTCGCATGCAGTGGAAGAAGCTGTTCCAGCAAGCATTGGAAACATACGAGCACCAGCCAACGATGGACTTACGCTCGTCAGAAAGCGTCAGGCTCCAGCAGTTCTCGACCCCTCTTCCCCTAGCGCTGGCCAGCCAACTCATAACCGGCGTAAAACCGGAAGACACGTTCTTTGAGCCAACCATTGGCCATGGCGCACTTGCAGTGATGGCCAGCAAGGCCGGAGCGAGAGTCGTTGGCTACGAACTTGACGAAAACAGGGTTGCGCGGGCAGAAAACATTCTCAACGGCGCTCAGATCCACCACGGAGATGCGACCAGAGCGTCGTTTCAGGAAATCAGCGCAGATGTTGTCGTGTCCAACCCGCCATTCGGCGAGCTGAAGACTCAGTACACCCACCCCAAAACTGGACTCACCATCCCCGTGACCAGGATCGACAGACTGATCGCACTCAGGGCGCTGGAGCGACTCAAGGATAACGGCCGTGCCGTACTAATTCTTGGGGCCGATTCCTATCTGCAAAAAGACGGGGAGGTCTCCGACACCTACACTCGCTTCCTCAACTTCCTGCACGATCACTATCAGGTGGTTGATCAGTTTGCATTCGATGGCCGGCTCTATGAGCGTCAGGGTGCGTCATTCCCCATTCGGGTGATCGCCATCCATGGCACCGGCAAATCATCACTGCCAGTGCCCACGGTGCTGCCCGTGGTCCGCGACTGGGATTCATTGTTCGAACGAAGCTACCAAGTCCGAACCCAGATTCATCAGATCTCAGCCGCTACCCCAGATCCTGAGGCCGAAACAGAAGCACACGTGCCGGAGTTCACTGGTGACTTCGTCAACTACGGAAATCCAGGCTCAAAGGCACCGAACATCGGCACTGTCGTTCCGAAGAACATGGCCGCATCAATTTTTGATGCCTTGAAGGATCTCCAATCCCGCCGAGGCGACATCGACGCTTTTGTCGGCAAACAACTTGGCTGGCACCGCGATGAGCTTCATCAATACCTGGGCGCTGAACAAATCGATTCCGTCGCACTCGGCATCGACAACGTTATGCGTGGCAAGGGGATGATCATTGGTGATCAGACAGGTGTCGGCAAAGGCCGGCAGATGGCTGCTTTGGTTCGCTGGTCCATCCTCCAAGGCCAAAACCCGGTCTTCATGACTGAAAAGGCAAACCTCTTTGACGACCTGGTGCGAGACATACGCGACATCAACTCACTGGATCTTATCAAGCCACTGGTTCTGAATGGCGACGTAAAAGTCACGGACGACAAAGGCAGAACGATTGTTGAAAGCGCTTCACCCGCAACAATCAAGGAGGCCATGCAAATGATGGATGGCGAGCTGCCGGAGAACTATAACTGTGTCTTCCTGACCTACTCCCAGATCTGCCAGAACCCTAGTAAATCGCCGAGAGCGGCATGGATGTATCGCTTGGCAGTTGACAACATGCTCATGCTGGATGAGTCGCACAATGCTGGCGGGGATGATTCCAATACCGGGCGGAATGTACAGATTATGGTCGATAACGCTAAAGGAGTCATTTACTCGTCGGCCACATTTGCCAAACGACCGGAGAATCTGGCTGTTTATCGTCGGACAGACTTGTTCAAGGGCCAGTCCGTAGAGAACGTGATTACGGCCATCATGCAAGGCGGCCCAGTGCTGCAAGAAGTCATTTCTTCAATGCTGGCGCAGAACGGCCAGTACATCCGCCGAGAGCATCCATTCAAAGTAAAGGCCAACTTCTTTGTCTTGGAGGAAGACTCTCTTCAACACCGCGCACAAGCAGATCTACTGTCTTCGATTTACCGGCGCTTCATGGCCATTTCTGGCCGCATGAAGAACCTAGCAAAAGCCATGGACAAAGCTCTGAAGAAGGAAATCGAATCCATCAACGAAAAGGGCGAGTCCTCTGTATCGACAGCGCTCGATATCGTTGTGGATAAGCTGGGAAAGAAGGACTCGAAAGCCAGAAACCCTGGCGTGGACAGCACCAACTTTGCAAGCGTGATCTGGAACATCAACGCCCAGTTCCTTCTGGCGCTCAAAGTTGAGAGCGAAGCAACCCGTGCGATCAACTCCATCAAGTCGGGGGAAAAGCCAGTTATTGTGGTGGACAACACCATGGAAACCTTCCTGCGTGAGTACCGTGCGCACGCAGAGCAACAGCAAGAGGAAGTCGATCCCCGCAGCTACACCTTCCGCAATACCCTCTATCGAAAGCTGGAAGGCATGCTGGCCCTAACAGTTACCGACAGATATGGCAATCAGTCTCAAAAACTGGTCTGCGACCCTGTCGCGTGGAAGTCCGTCGTAGATTTGTATCGCAACGACGAGCTGGACACGTCAGAACTTAGCGACCAACAACGCGAAGAATTCTCCTTTGCTCTCATGTATTGGGATCTAAAAGACGAAATCGACAAGCTTCCAGATCTACCCGCATCCCCGATCGATGCAATTCGAGCCAGGATTCGGGCCGCTGGTTACACCATCGATGAAGTAACGGGCCGATCGCTGGGCATCGACTATGAGACCGGGACCTTCTTCGAGCGAAGCGCGAAAAACCGCACGCAGACCATTCGCGGGTTTAACGACGGCTCCACCGACGCCATCATCATCAACCGGTCAGGCTCAACAGGTATCAGTCTGCATGCATCGGAGAAGTTTCTGGATCAACGCAAGCGTCACATGAAGCTAACGCAGCCCAGCCTGGACATCAACCAGGTCATGCAGACCTTGGGGAGGGTTTATCGAACAGGCTCAGTCGTTGACCCGGAATACACTTTTACTGCGACGGACCTACCGATGGAGCGCCGGCCGATGAACATATTGCGGAACAAGCTGGCCAGCCTCTCGGCCAATACCAAATCCGACCAGGACGACAGCGTTATCGAAATTGAGGACATCCTCAACAGCATTGGCGATCGCGCCTCTCTCCAGGTGCTGATGGAGTACCCGCAGGCTGCGCACCTGCTAGACATCCATCTTGACGAAGAGATGGACAAAGTGCGGTCAATGAAAGCAACCGGGCTGGCCAGAAAGCTAACTGGTCGAATCGCCATTCTTCCGATCAACAAAATGCCTGGCCACCCTGACATCCCAACTCAAGACGAATTGTACGATTCGCTGGATGCAAAATACCGCTCGATTGTCGCTGACTTGCAGGCAAAAGGGATATCTCTTGGCACCCACATCATGGATGTCAAAGCAACCGAAGTCAGTCGGGCTGAAATCGAACCGGCCTCAGGACCTGGCGTATTTGAACAAGGCATCGACCTGATTCAAATTCAGTATCAAGAAGAGGTAAAACCTGTGCCCTTTGCAGAGCTGTGGGCTGCGGTGAAAAGCTACCGAGACGTGTTAAACGCAGAGCACCATCTTGATCCACTCAACCCTCTGGCCAACATCAACGGAATGAGCATGTCGAAAGGCATTCATAAATCCATTGTCACGAAGCTAAAAAACATGACGGCATACGCCAAGATTGCGGAGATGAACCCGGATCTGGCAATCAAAAATGCCGTGGAGAAGAACAGCTTCATTGAACAAGAGTTTTCGATGCACCAGACCGCACTGCGCCTGGAAACGATGATGGCCAGATTATCGAGCGACTCAACGCTCATGCTGCGATTTACCCCGCCCAACCGAGATGGCGAGCTTGTTGAGTATGCACTGGCCAACCTCATTCCTAAGGATGTCAAAGACGTAGACTTACACAACCCTGATCACTGGAGGGTGACACTGGTTAGCGCCGACCCTACCGAGCGTATTCTCAGGCTATCGCTTCACGACACCTTGGCACTGCTAGCCCACTCACAGGCCAGCAACAATGTGGCAGGCCTCTTCATCAAAGACACCGAGGATCTGCATATCAGCTTCCACAACGATCGACAATCCGGCCTCGTCGATCGATTTGACTACATGATGACAGGCAATCTGGTTAATGCTCTCAACCTGGCGCGTTCGATGCGCATGGGCCGACCGGTGATGTTTACCGACCACCAAGGCCTACGTCATCGCGCAATTCTGATGCCCCGCCATTTCGAGCCTGACATGCTCGACAAAATGCCCGTTCGCCTTCCGGACGCAGAAGTAGCGTCTCAGGCAGCTTTGGCCGGCATAACAGTGGGAAACAGTATCAGCCAGAAGCACACGCTGACCATCCGTTACAACGCAAACAGCCGTGACACCTCAGCTCTCGTCATGTGTGAGGGCACGAAGAGTGTTGGCGGGAAATTCTTCCTAGATCAAGAGATCGTCAGCCTGCTGGACGACCCCGCAGAAGGCTTTCAAGGCGGCCGCAGTGAAAAATCTGCGCGAATTTCATTGCAAAGCCTACCGGCCCTCATCAAGCTTTTGGTTGAGGAGAAGGGTGAAACTCTCTACATCGATGCCGAGCACCGAGAGTGGGTGAACGAAGTGGTTACCGCTCGTCAGCAGATGGGGACCAAAATGCCGACAAAGCATAACGCCAACGCACTTTCTCATTTCTCTTAATGAAGCAAATTGTTTATCATTGATACTACTATACTAAACGCCTAGCCTGATAAAATCAGGCTAGGCAATCCAGCGAGAGTACCATGACACCTCATGAACAAGTGTGCGTAGCGCCTACCAAGGACAACCTCGCGGCAGCACTATGCAACAACGAGTTCAGAATCCACTATCAGCCGCAGATCAGCTGCAAGAGCCTAAAAATCTCTGGCACTGAGGCGCTGATGCGGTGGAAAAGCTCGATGTCGGGTGAGTTGATCGCCCCTGCTCATTTTATCCCGCATGCAGAAGAAAATGGCTTCATTGTCGAACTGGGTGACTGGTGCCTTCAGAACGTGGCCAACGCCGTCAGCTCATGGCGTGCTGGCACGCTCCCCGGAGACTTCAAGGCAGCAATCAATCTCTCTGGCAGGCAGATCTCCCCTGCACTACCGCGCCGCGTAGAGTCCGTCATCAAAGACGCCGGCATTGACCCATCGCTGATTGAGCTTGAAATTACCGAGTCATTTCTGTTCAAGGACCTGCAATCCATGACAGAAATCACTCGCCAGTTACGAAATATTGGCGTCCGCGTTGCCATTGATGATTTCGGTACGGGCTTCTCTGTCCTTGAGCACTTACGGCACATCCCCGCCACGACCATCAAAATCGATCGCAGCTTCACCCAGCAGATGCTCCGCATTGAGCGCGATCACATCATCATGCGCAATTTGATTCGGATGATCCGTGACCTGGGCATGGAAAGCGTTTGCGAAGGCGTAGAAACTGCCGAGCAGCTGAAAGCCATTCAGGACATGGATGCAGATTACTGGCAAGGCTTCCTGTATTCCCCCGCCATCTCGAAAGACGAATTTTCCTCGCTTCTCTCCTCCTAAGTGCAGACTGACACGCACTCTTTGCCGGCCATGCGCCGGCTTTTTTTTGGCCACCGGTCAATTTTTTGGGCAAGTCCAAAGGCGTATCGTTCTCTCATCGAAACGCGAATCCAATGAAGAGGATGCCATGAGCAAGCACTATGTAATCGCACTGCAATTCGCCATGATCGGCAAGAAAACCTCGTACTCGCAGGGTGAAATTGTCAGCATTCATCACAGCGATGACAGTGCCGCATTCGTCAAGGCCGGTGAACTCAACAAGAAGATCACCCGTTTTGGCAGCCGTCACTTTGCGGCAATTGAATGCGATGAGCTGCTTAAGAAGGGCGATATCCGCTTGGATCTTGTCGAGCAATGGGAGAAGGACGAATACGACCGCAGCGCCCTCTACACCATGGAACTGGTGCTGCGCCCCGAAATGACCGGAGAAGCAATCGACGACAGTAAAATCGCCGATATGCTGGCCGGTCTCAAAATTACCATTTCAGAGCTGCGCGAGCGGTACGAAGATGCCGCCAGAAAATCAATCGCAGAATCCTTGCGCATCGTTCAAGAAACCGCCCACCACAAAGCAAGACGACAAGCGGCGGCCGTGGATCTGAAGAAAGACCGCCAAGAGATCACCTTTACCTTCCCGGCTGTTCGCGGCATCCAGGCCACTCGCGAATACTATGTCGCACAGGTCCCCTACGGCGTCCTAGCTAAGCTGTTTGTCTTCGATGAGGAGGATATCGTCCCCGCTGAGTTTCGCGCCCAGCGGACCCTCAGCACGCGCCGAGCGCAGGACATCAGCGACTACGTTTTGGGCAATGCCGAGGACTATGTACTACCGGCACTGACCGCGAGCGTCTCGAAAGAGATGGCCTTCGAGCCGATCGCCCTGCCTGGTGCAAGCGATCGCGTCGGGATGCTACACATCCCTCTCGATGCAACACTGCTCATCAATGACGGCCAACATCGCCGCAAGGGTATTGAGCTGGCCATTGCTCAAAACCCCGTACTGAAGCACGAAACCATCGCAGTAACCATCTACTACGATCGCGGTCTTGAACGGAGTCAGCAGATGTTCGCAGACATCAATGCAAGGGCCGTCAAGCCGTCCAGTGCGATCAATGCCCTCTACGATCG from the Vogesella sp. XCS3 genome contains:
- a CDS encoding DNA sulfur modification protein DndB, whose product is MSKHYVIALQFAMIGKKTSYSQGEIVSIHHSDDSAAFVKAGELNKKITRFGSRHFAAIECDELLKKGDIRLDLVEQWEKDEYDRSALYTMELVLRPEMTGEAIDDSKIADMLAGLKITISELRERYEDAARKSIAESLRIVQETAHHKARRQAAAVDLKKDRQEITFTFPAVRGIQATREYYVAQVPYGVLAKLFVFDEEDIVPAEFRAQRTLSTRRAQDISDYVLGNAEDYVLPALTASVSKEMAFEPIALPGASDRVGMLHIPLDATLLINDGQHRRKGIELAIAQNPVLKHETIAVTIYYDRGLERSQQMFADINARAVKPSSAINALYDRRNPFNTWVLDILDKLPEIKRRIDFENASPGAKSHKLWSLVSFKRFVTLFSGYTEKNIASLDEEKKAEFISVMTRFFSECKSHIPQWAAMIDGHVPASEVREQWVIGHAVWLEALGMYGKALLDRASAVAHVEWDKMARLSLVDPLKTSSQWAGRCVVLGKMQKTTDGVKSSAAKLMQFSNMSMSEDLISLSRKIDMAAGIQ
- a CDS encoding EAL domain-containing protein, whose product is MTPHEQVCVAPTKDNLAAALCNNEFRIHYQPQISCKSLKISGTEALMRWKSSMSGELIAPAHFIPHAEENGFIVELGDWCLQNVANAVSSWRAGTLPGDFKAAINLSGRQISPALPRRVESVIKDAGIDPSLIELEITESFLFKDLQSMTEITRQLRNIGVRVAIDDFGTGFSVLEHLRHIPATTIKIDRSFTQQMLRIERDHIIMRNLIRMIRDLGMESVCEGVETAEQLKAIQDMDADYWQGFLYSPAISKDEFSSLLSS